Proteins encoded in a region of the Nicotiana tomentosiformis chromosome 9, ASM39032v3, whole genome shotgun sequence genome:
- the LOC138898717 gene encoding uncharacterized protein, with translation MEAAISNVNGKIWLFVDVVIQWDVIIDTEQQLTIKVYRQHLGKHIIMTFVYAKCSSLDKLELWDSLYYFSSDMELPWVVGGDFNVILNEEDKIGGLLVYPPEYEGFECCVNSCGLFGMGYKGSPFTWKKLEWKSIQNDEGSWIDSQECITTAAVEYYQKQFTQQEEPTHFELLDNVPTMVTIEQNLELSRIPKKEEVKVVIFALSAESSSGPDGFTGLFFQFC, from the exons ATGGAAGCGGCAATATCTAATGTCAATGGCAAGATATGGCTTTTTGTTGATGTTGTGATTCAATGGGATGTGATAATTGATACTGAGCAACAACTTACTATAAAGGTCTACCGTCAACATCTTGGCAAGCACATCATAATGACCTTTGTATATGCAAAGTGTTCATCATTGGATAAATTAGAGTTGTGGGATAGTCTATACTACTTTTCTAGTGACATGGAGTTACCTTGGGTGGTCGGAGGGGATTTTAATGTTATTCTTAATGAAGAAGATAAAATTGGAGGACTTCTAGTGTACCCTCCAGAATATGAAGGGTTTGAATGCTGTGTAAACTCATGTGGCTTATTTGGCATGGGTTATAAAGGGAGCCCATTCACCTG GAAGAAGCTTGAGTGGAAAAGTATTCAGAATGATGAGGGTTCTTGGATTGATTCACAGGAATGTATAACTACTGCTGCAGTGGAATACTACCAAAAACAATTTACACAACAGGAGGAGCCCACTCACTTTGAACTTCTAGACAATGTTCCTACCATGGTAACTATAGAGCAAAACTTAGAGCTCTCTAGAATCCCTAAAAAAGAGGAGGTAAAAGTAGTTATTTTTGCTTTAAGTGCTGAAAGCTCAAGTGGTCCAGACGGCTTCACTGGCTTATTCTTTCAGTTCTGCTAG
- the LOC104106918 gene encoding uncharacterized protein, which produces MGGKSSPTMFCLILAFLLYASAFQLMANEEVQSTELNVLQLPVSKDLDAEQADEFVQVVATRYGPFYFSLPRKHGCLYTRCCKTDNDCIGASCGPKCHPDVYPCSLGSSSGSCGS; this is translated from the exons ATGGGTGGAAAGAGTTCTCCAACGATGTTTTGTTTGATTCTAGCCTTCTTACTTTATGCATCTG CTTTTCAACTTATGGCAAATGAGGAGGTCCAGTCAACTGAGTTGAATGTTTTACAACTTCCGGTATCAAAAGACCTTGACGCTGAACAAGCTGATGAATTTGTTCAAGTGGTTGCGACTCGTTATG GACCCTTCTATTTTAGTCTTCCTAGAAAACATGGATGTTTGTACACTAGGTGTTGTAAGACTGACAACGACTGCATTGGTGCATCTTGCGGCCCCAAGTGTCACCCTGATGTCTATCCCTGTTCCCTTGGTAGCAGCTCTGGTAGTTGTGGTTCTTAA